The following proteins are encoded in a genomic region of Notolabrus celidotus isolate fNotCel1 chromosome 19, fNotCel1.pri, whole genome shotgun sequence:
- the phpt1 gene encoding 14 kDa phosphohistidine phosphatase, with translation MCTQTRAAALMANILQADIDSSGVFKYVLIRVHSKEEGDDSEVDLVRGYGWAEYHADIYEKVAEELEKDGYLDCECVGGGRIKHDAQAKKIHVYGYSMGFGRANHAITTEKLKTRYPDYEVTWDNEGY, from the exons ATGTGCACACAGACTCGAGCTGCAGCCCTGATGGCGAACATCCTGCAGGCTGACATAGACTCCTCCGGGGTGTTTAAATATGTCTTGATAAGAGTTCACAGCAAAGAGGAGGGAGACGACTCGGAGGTGGATCTGGTCCGAGGATACGGCTGGGCTGAGTACCATG CTGATATCTACGAGAAGGTTGCTGAGGAACTGGAAAAGGATGGATACCTGGACTGTGAGTGTGTCGGAGGAGGGAGGATCAAACATGATGCCCAGGCAAAGAAGATCCACGTCTATGGATACTCCATG GGATTTGGACGAGCAAATCACGCGattacaacagagaagctgAAGACTCGGTATCCGGACTATGAGGTGACCTGGGACAATGAAGGATACTGA